The sequence below is a genomic window from Candidatus Aminicenantes bacterium.
TTGATTTTTTCTAGAGATTTGTTCGTGATGAGAATTTCTAGTCGATCAGCACCAGGCCGTAACGATTCTGCTGCTCGTCCTTTTTTTTCAGGACATGGCAGGGAAAGCCAAGCTGGCGGGCGGTTTTGTACATGTCGATTCCGAACAACTGGTCGCAGGGGCGTATCTTTTCGGGGAAAGGGCACTCTTTGCCCAGCTCCAAAGCGCAGCTTTCGCAAAAGTTGCAGCAGCGGATGGCGCTGGCGAAATAATAGCCGTCAAGGAAAGCCGCCCGCTCGATTTCCAGCGACGCCCGGGTCAGCTCGCGGGCATCGTGCGCATGCAGGAGCAGGATGCGCGTGTAGCAGCGGATCATTTCGATCCGCTCATTGAATGTGGTGCCCCTGGCGCTGCACTTGAGGTTGTCGTTGCCGTTGCTGTCGCAGCCCCAGCGGCATTTCAACTGGACGCGCTTGTCGAAATATATTTGTTGGGGAGTGATCAGGACGGCATCCTCCATTTTAAGTTTTTTTGCCAGCTGCAGATATTTTTCCATGCGTTCATCATACACCCCGGCCGCCGGCGGTTGCAACCGGTTGCCCTTTTAAGTATCGGGGAGGTGCTCCCTTCTGGGACAGACAAATACAATCCGCCAAAGTCGGCGGATGATTTGTGCTGCTTTCTTGTCGACTTTGCCAAAACAAGGGAAAGATATCGGTAGCAAGTCTATGATTAGAACATATAATTTGATAAACTGATCTCCTTTCAGGCCGATTAAGGAAAGCAGCAATGAAACGCCGGGCACTGTTTTTTGCACGCACAATTTAAAAATAAGACACACTAAAGACGCGCTTCGTCCGTCGATATCAGTGAACAGCATGAATGATCGACCAGCAGAAAACATGGATGCCAGCAGCCGGCTCGAGCAGGCCTACAAGAGCGAAAAGCCGCGTCTCCTGGCCCGGGTGCGCGCCGCCGGGCGCAGCCTTGAAGAGGCCGAGGACCTGGTGCATGACGTCTATGCCGAAACCCTGGCGCGCCTGCCCCTGGCGGCCGACATCCGCAACCTGCCGGCCTGGATCAATTCGCTGTTCACCCGGCGGCTGATCGACGCCTGGCGGCACGAGAAAGTGCGCCAAGCCTCCGGCGAGACCGACGTGGCCGAAGAGACCTTGCGCGAGATCATCAAGGGCGCGGGACTCGATCCCCATGAAGCGTATGTCAGGGAGTGCCTGGTGGACGCCCTCAACGACGCCCTGCGCGTCCTGCCTGCGGCCCAGCGTCAGGTGGTGGAAGCCCAGGTGTTCGGCGACATGACCTTCCGCGAGATCGCGGCGGCTACCGGCGAGAGCATCGATACCCTGACGGCGCGCAAGCGCTACGCCCTGCGCAACCTTTCCCGCGCCCTGCGGCACTGGATCGACGGATGAACGGGCACAACGGTACCGGCCCAAGCGGCCGTGCCCGAAGCGATAATTTTTACCGGGGCACACCCGGAGGAGGCATAAAATGTCTGATCATGAGAATGATTGCAAACGGAGTCCGGATGATGCCGGCGCAAAAGACTCGGAGAAATCAGGAGTGTCGTACTGCCGTCCCGGACAACATCATGGACACGGCGGCGATTGCGACGGCCCGGGCTGGTGGGAGGAGCGCAGCCTGCCCCAAAAAATAATGATGGGCATCGGCTTCGGTATCCTGGGGATCGGTTTGCTCTTCCTTTGCGGCTGGGTCGTGATGCTGCTGTGGAACTGGTTGATGCCCGACATCTTCGGACTCAAGCGCCTGACCTACTGGCAGGCCTGGGGCTTGTTGATCCTGTGCCAAATTCTCTTCAAGGGCTTCGGCTCGGGGCACGGCAACGGCCGCAGCGACCGCAAGCGCCGCCGGCATTTGCGCCGCTACATGCGCGAGGAGCAGGCGGCCATGAAAGAGGCGCATGAAAGCGAGTGAAAAAAGGAACGCAAGGGATTTGGTGTCTGGTCTTACATTATGACATTAAATTTGCTAGGATGATTCAGTGTTGAAGAGCTCCATAATAATGAAGCTGCGGAGGGTGAGGAAAAAATATGTGGGTGCTGACCAAGAAATGGTGGATCATTTCGGGCATGCTGCTGGCCCTGATACATCCACCGATGCATCCTTAAATTAAAGACTGTAATTTATGCAAAAAAGCAAGCACCGTCCATGACCGTCAAGGCAATAATGAAAGACCTGACCCCAATGTCTTTGAGGTAGTGATGATCTTGCCATATTGGCTGGAATGAAAAAATATAAATTTCTAAAGACTTTCCCCAAAGCTGTAAGACTTTCTCGTAAAATATCACTCTCATTCACAGACTCAGAAAATCTATTTAGTAATTCCTTGAAGAATTTCAATGCCAGGTATTGATATTTCAAAAATGGTTCTTTAAAATCACATCATAGGAGAAATAGATTTTTCTGTCAGTATAACCCGGCCAGGAAAACTGTAAGGGAAAATTGGCAGGCGAGAAATGGGAGGCAGATCTTGCAGGCGGCTTTACTATCATTATTAGCAATACAAGTCTGCCTGCCCCACCCCCAGTTCAAGCGCCCAAGGAGGGAGTTGACCAATGAAATCAAATTTCAGAAAGCGATTTGACCCGTGGATCTCCAAATCGGTTTTAGCCATCGTTTTCGGCATGCTGGGATTGAGCGTGGCGTTGACCGGCATCGGAGTTCCTGAAACCGGCTATCCGCCCAATCTTCCAATTGGCAGTCAATGCGCTGAAGGTACATCGCCTTATGAAAATGTGGAGGGGATCACTCAGAAAGCGATCGGTTCCGGCATCGTGATGGCGTCGATTGGCAAAAGAATATCAGCGGACCTTGTTTTGATGACGTATGACGGAGCGAACTTCAGCTACAAGATCGGATGGGACTATCATTCTGCCAACATATACGTGCCCTCTTCGGCGTGGACGGCGCCCTTTACTGTCGCTGGAAATCCTGTTGCGGCGGTTTCACCAACATTGAAATGGAGGCCGCAGACGGCGTCAATGGCCGTGGCAGACATCGATAAAAATGGACGGCCGGATTTCGTGTTTGTCGCCTATGGCGCTACTGCAATTGTATTGTCGTCCGGCGAGGTCCGTGCACCAGCCAAGTTTTACTACAAAATTGGCTGGAATGCCGACGAAAACGGATATGTCTCAGCGTGGAGCGATTTTATTTCCGTGTCTGGCATTGGCAATAAGGTGGATGGCATTGGCGTGGCCATGGAAGACCTCGACCGGAACGGCTCTTTGGACATGATGCTGATGGTCTGCAGACAGAATGCTTTCTTTTTCAAAAACGGGAGAGACCTTAGCGCTGATGGCAAAGTCGCTTATTGGACCTCTTTAGGGACCGCGGCCGGGTTTCCACTGCAGAAACCGGCCGGAGTCGGGATTGCTATTGCAGATGTTGATCTGGATGGCGCTTTTGATCTGGTGCTAATGGCCTATGGACAATTGGAAAATAGCGAAGCGCAGTCCTTTAACTATCGGGTGGGATGGGCCTTAGATTCCGATTCCAAACCCAAAAAATTAAGTCGCTGGTTTGTTCTTTCAGGCGTGGGAAAAGAGGCGACCACCTGTGGATTGACATACTTACATGAACGGATGAATAAAGGACGGTCGCTATCTTATGTAGCATGGATTCAGCGACTGGTTTTTATGGCTTATGACAAAAAAACCGACAATAGCCGCCAGTTCCGGTATTTCGCTCTTCCCCTGACGACCTCCGGTGCAACGTTCGCCGAACCATCCGATTACGCTCCGCTCATCAACTGGGGGCGTCCGCAAACACTTTCGGTTCCAAGCAGTTACGATGACCAGACAGGAGAAAAACTTTTCAATATCAATATGCGCGAGGTCCAGTTTGCCGCCTGGGATGCGCTTGCGCTTTTTGCGTTGCACTGTCAAGATGTCGAAACTGCTGGCCAGACTGAATCTCATCCTGAATGCTGGTACAAGTACCCCGATTCTAGCCTTAATTTTATTTCCGTATTCAATCATCCCTGCTTTTCCTACGAGAAATGCCCGGACTTCCTTGTGGCTGCCGTGGCATGGTATGTCGCCAAGAATATGAGCTGGGTTGCGGATGACGTCAATACGTATGTGCTGAACGATATCCATGGACTTGGATACAGTCCAGGTGGCGAGGGTATGCCTGCATACTACATCATACAGTACACCGATCCAGCAAAAAACCCGGATCTCATAACCAGCCTGCAATCCAAGAATCCGGACTGGGCGCTGCAATACAATGACGGCAAAATCTATCATGGTGATTGCGAAGATTTTGCCATACTGCGCCATGCGTTGTTGAGAGCATTGGGGTTTAACAAGCGGTTTGTCTGGAACGCGCGTGCCCCGGGTCACGAGTTCAATGTTGTACTCTATAATGGCGCATATCGAATTATGGATTATGGATCGATCATGTCGTACCTATGTGCTGTGAGTTCCATCACTGCCCGGATCAATGCGGCATGGAACGAGCTCAATGGACCAAGGTTTAGTGGTTCAGTAAATGAATATTTCAAAGAACTAGTTTTAAAGCGAGTCTATCCGGATCGATGCTGGACGGAAGAACTGGGCTGGCTTTTCACTCGCCAACCTAGGCCTGATTTTGAAGGGAACAAGAATTGTTTTTGCCGATAACATGATGTGAGGTGATGCAAATGACATATACATTAAAATCTAGATGGCATTCGGGTCTGGTCATCTCTTTGGCACTGGCTGCAATGCTTTTGGCTGGCGCAGGCATTGAAAAGCTAAAGGGGAAAAAACAAGTCCAGGCTGAAGCGGAGACTCCCGATTATGAGAGCAGTGACTTGTCGATCGTATTGAAAGCCGAGATTGATCTTGCTACGGCCAGAAGTAGTTGCCGATACACAATCAGGAATCGCGGCATCATTCCTGTCCGCTTAAACTTGCACAGTCCATTGTTTGGCAAAACTGAAAAACTGGATATTGCCAAAAGGGCTTCACAGGACATCAAGGCGGCGAGCAATATTAAGCTTTCACGTTTTTCCGAAAAAACATGGGTGGCGGTCATCCGTCCGTATTTGCTGCGCGAGGATGATGAAAAGCTCACATTATTGCCTGGTTTATATGACATTGACGTTGACGTCAAGATACCCAATGGTTCCCGTATCATAAAATCCTCTGTGGCGCTCATGATGAAAAGCGGTACGCTGGCCATCTGGAAGTACAGGAATGGAAGAACCATTCCCCCAATTTACATCTGGTTCACAA
It includes:
- a CDS encoding DUF2284 domain-containing protein — encoded protein: MEKYLQLAKKLKMEDAVLITPQQIYFDKRVQLKCRWGCDSNGNDNLKCSARGTTFNERIEMIRCYTRILLLHAHDARELTRASLEIERAAFLDGYYFASAIRCCNFCESCALELGKECPFPEKIRPCDQLFGIDMYKTARQLGFPCHVLKKKDEQQNRYGLVLID
- a CDS encoding sigma-70 family RNA polymerase sigma factor, with the translated sequence MDASSRLEQAYKSEKPRLLARVRAAGRSLEEAEDLVHDVYAETLARLPLAADIRNLPAWINSLFTRRLIDAWRHEKVRQASGETDVAEETLREIIKGAGLDPHEAYVRECLVDALNDALRVLPAAQRQVVEAQVFGDMTFREIAAATGESIDTLTARKRYALRNLSRALRHWIDG